One Oceanithermus desulfurans genomic region harbors:
- the rplL gene encoding 50S ribosomal protein L7/L12: MALDVDAIMEQLNGATVLELKQLIDRIKDEWGVEAAAPVAVAAVAAAGGAEGGAAEEKTEFDVVLKEAGGQKLKVIKEVRAITGLGLKEAKELVEKGGAIKEGVSKEEAEELKKKLEEVGAVVELK; encoded by the coding sequence ATGGCTTTGGACGTAGACGCGATCATGGAGCAGTTGAACGGCGCGACGGTGCTCGAGCTCAAGCAGCTGATCGACCGCATCAAGGACGAGTGGGGCGTGGAAGCGGCCGCCCCCGTGGCCGTGGCCGCGGTGGCCGCCGCCGGCGGTGCCGAGGGCGGCGCGGCCGAGGAGAAGACCGAGTTCGACGTGGTCCTCAAGGAAGCCGGCGGCCAGAAGCTCAAGGTCATCAAGGAGGTCCGCGCGATCACCGGCCTGGGCCTCAAGGAGGCCAAGGAGCTGGTGGAAAAGGGCGGCGCCATCAAGGAAGGCGTCTCCAAGGAAGAGGCCGAGGAGCTCAAGAAGAAGCTCGAGGAAGTCGGCGCCGTCGTCGAACTGAAGTAG
- the rplJ gene encoding 50S ribosomal protein L10, giving the protein MPSERNVQLLGHLKEMLQQTNGSFFLVNYQGLDANEEFQLRRQVTQAGGRIFVAKNTLIRIAIRDLELPEVDEVLKGPSAVVIYDEPVAVAKALVQFAKENAGEIPQIKAGFLQGQKLAPEEVKAIAELPTLDELRAELVGVLQAPMSELVGVLEGAQREFVGLLDAYVSKQEAA; this is encoded by the coding sequence GTGCCGAGTGAACGCAACGTGCAGCTGCTGGGACACCTCAAGGAGATGCTCCAGCAGACGAACGGCTCGTTCTTCCTGGTGAACTACCAGGGTCTCGACGCCAACGAAGAGTTCCAGCTGCGGCGCCAGGTCACCCAGGCCGGCGGCCGCATCTTCGTGGCCAAGAACACCCTGATCCGGATCGCCATCCGCGACCTAGAGCTGCCCGAGGTGGACGAGGTGCTCAAGGGACCCAGCGCGGTGGTGATCTACGACGAGCCGGTGGCCGTGGCCAAGGCCCTGGTGCAGTTCGCCAAGGAGAACGCGGGGGAGATCCCGCAGATCAAGGCGGGCTTCCTGCAGGGCCAGAAGCTGGCGCCCGAGGAAGTCAAGGCCATCGCCGAGCTGCCGACGCTCGACGAGCTGCGGGCGGAACTGGTGGGCGTGCTGCAGGCGCCGATGTCGGAGCTCGTGGGCGTGCTCGAGGGCGCGCAGCGCGAGTTCGTGGGCCTGCTGGACGCGTACGTAAGCAAACAAGAAGCGGCGTAG